One genomic region from Salvia hispanica cultivar TCC Black 2014 chromosome 2, UniMelb_Shisp_WGS_1.0, whole genome shotgun sequence encodes:
- the LOC125206605 gene encoding uncharacterized protein LOC125206605 encodes MVKLLMDERDAERAAREAMEKKNRETLPVMNMFNHGNMITFPNGPRIDANNFELRMPLIQRVEQTPFAGRATEDANRHLSKFVEIANTLKLNGVDDDAIRVRLFPFSLIDSAKEWFECMPPEKVSTWKDIVATFLDKYYPPGTILKLKSEIFQFTQGHDEPLYEAFARFKALLRKCPNHGFSIDHQVGILYNGFNEKICAMLDSGANGGFLRKTGEDAMAVIEEFATNSRGWSKERHATRRVAAIEEAEESSFAKELAELRVRIDQMDISRKEDPIPATSIVAVNAPETAISTVEEINYVQGGGPRNYNNNYRPNQGGGNFNNYNGNRPHPNLSYSNNNYLQPPAGFNVSKGGVVEPMKKEDKYEQGITKILEVITQDRKINDTKIGVVEARINNLEQGMNTISAAVTNITTQMEQIQKKLDEDRAKAAARVDDIAADHAAARH; translated from the coding sequence ATGGTGAAGTTGCTGATGGATGAGAGAGATGCGGAGAGAGCAGCCCGAGAAGCCATGGAAAAGAAGAACAGAGAAACATTACCtgtgatgaacatgttcaatcatGGGAATATGATCACTTTTCCTAACGGCCCTCGTATTGATGCTAACAATTTTGAGTTACGCATGCCCCTTATCCAAAGGGTCgagcaaactccttttgcaGGTAGGGCGACTGAAGATGCTAACCGCCATCTCTCCAAATTCGTGGAAATCGCAAACACTCTGAAATTAAATGGTGTCGACGACGATGCCATACGGGTAAGACTTTTTCCATTCTCATTGATTGATTCTGCTAAGGAGTGGTTTGAGTGTATGCCACCAGAAAAGGTCTCCACATGGAAGGACATCGTAGCTACCTTCCTCGACAAATACTACCCGCCAGGCACTATTTTGAAGCTCAAAAGTGAGATCTTTCAGTTCACACAAGGCCATGACGAGCCCCTCTATGAGGCATTTGCTCGTTTCAAAGCTCTTCTTCGAAAGTGCCCAAACCATGGTTTTTCCATAGACCATCAGGTAGGAATCCTCTATAATGGATTTAACGAGAAAATATGTGCTATGCTTGATTCAGGGGCAAATGGAGGATTTCTAAGAAAGACAGGAGAGGATGCCATGGCGGTGATCGAGGAGTTCGCCACCAACAGTCGGGGGTGGTCGAAGGAAAGGCATGCCACGAGAAGAGTAGCAGCCATAGAAGAGGCCGAAGAAAGTTCTTTTGCTAAGGAGTTAGCAGAACTTAGAGTCAGGATTGATCAAATGGACATCTCGAGGAAGGAAGATCCAATTCCGGCAACTTCCATAGTGGCGGTCAATGCACCCGAAACTGCCATATCAACTGTGGAAGAAATAAACTACGTGCAAGGAGGCGGTCCCAGAAACTACAATAACAATTATCGCCCTAATCAGGGGGGCGgcaatttcaataattataatgggaACCGTCCGCACCCAAATCTTTCttattctaacaataattactTGCAACCCCCTGCAGGATTTAATGTTAGCAAAGGAGGAGTGGTTGAGCCGATGAAGAAGGAAGACAAGTATGAACAAGGAATCACGAAGATCTTGGAAGTAATTACGCAAGATAGGAAGATTAATGACACCAAGATCGGAGTGGTCGAAGCAAGGATAAACAACCTCGAGCAAGGAATGAACACAATCTCGGCAGCTGTAACCAATATTACCACTCAAATGGAGCAAATTCAGAAGAAGTTAGATGAGGATAGAGCAAAGGCAGCAGCAAGAGTGGATGATATTGCCGCAGACCACGCAGCGGCCCGCCACTGA